In Phycisphaerales bacterium, a single window of DNA contains:
- a CDS encoding class II fumarate hydratase, whose translation MPKPTAKSKPGKSSSKPAAKGSKKPTPAPQAIEPKPTRNGGAPGGTSAPARSPHPTSDIPHPTSPTRLEKDTMGEMPVPHDVLYGASTQRAVLNFPISGRPVPEPIIRAYAILKAAAATVNHKLGRLDTNRTKAIVEACHEIQDGLPSLGGLQKHFPIDIFQTGSGTSTNMNANEVIANLTAVRSHNPIGKSKDPAYIKQGGVHPNDHVNMGQSSNDTFPTAIHLAAAIMIQDELLPAVAAMAADLESKAKAWDKIVKIGRTHLQDATPIRLGQEFSGYASQMRHAEERLHRALHTLSELPIGGTAVGTGINAHEDFGQMVAAELTKQTGVHFREAQNHFEAQHAKDAVVEASGHLKTIAVSLSKIANDIRWLGSGPRCGIGELVLPAVQPGSSIMPGKTNPVIAEAAIMVCCQVIGNDAAITTGGLGGVGSLLDLNVAMPMMAANLLDSIHLLARACDVFTQNLLAGLKPDEERCKSLIEGSLAMCTSLVPVIGYDASAALAKDAFKQGKTVRQLAYETVVGKPDNAGKKVTREDIDTYLNPWSMTLPGGEGSAGG comes from the coding sequence ATGCCCAAGCCCACCGCGAAGTCCAAGCCCGGCAAGTCCTCCTCCAAGCCCGCCGCCAAGGGCTCTAAGAAGCCCACCCCCGCCCCGCAGGCGATCGAACCCAAGCCCACCCGCAACGGCGGCGCACCGGGCGGAACCTCCGCCCCCGCGCGTTCTCCACACCCGACATCCGACATCCCACATCCGACATCCCCCACCCGCCTCGAAAAAGACACCATGGGCGAAATGCCCGTCCCCCACGACGTCCTCTACGGCGCCTCCACCCAGCGCGCCGTCCTCAACTTCCCCATCTCCGGCCGCCCCGTCCCCGAGCCCATCATCCGCGCCTACGCCATCCTCAAGGCCGCCGCCGCGACCGTTAACCACAAGCTCGGCCGCCTCGACACCAACCGCACCAAGGCCATCGTCGAGGCCTGCCACGAAATCCAGGACGGCCTCCCCTCCCTCGGCGGCCTCCAAAAACACTTCCCCATCGACATCTTCCAGACCGGCTCCGGCACCTCCACCAACATGAACGCCAACGAGGTCATCGCCAACCTCACGGCGGTCCGCTCGCACAACCCCATCGGCAAGTCCAAGGACCCCGCCTACATCAAGCAGGGCGGCGTTCACCCCAACGACCACGTCAACATGGGGCAGAGCAGCAACGACACCTTCCCCACCGCCATCCACCTCGCCGCGGCCATCATGATCCAGGACGAGCTCCTCCCCGCCGTCGCCGCCATGGCCGCCGACCTCGAGTCCAAAGCCAAGGCCTGGGACAAGATCGTCAAGATCGGCCGCACCCACCTCCAGGACGCCACCCCCATCCGCCTGGGCCAGGAGTTCAGCGGCTACGCCAGCCAGATGCGCCACGCCGAGGAACGCCTCCACCGCGCCCTCCACACCCTCAGCGAGCTCCCCATCGGCGGCACGGCCGTGGGCACCGGCATCAACGCCCACGAGGACTTCGGCCAGATGGTCGCCGCCGAGCTCACCAAGCAGACCGGCGTCCACTTCCGCGAGGCCCAGAACCACTTCGAGGCCCAGCACGCCAAGGACGCCGTCGTCGAGGCCAGCGGCCACCTCAAGACCATCGCCGTCAGCCTCTCCAAGATCGCCAACGACATCCGCTGGCTCGGTTCCGGCCCCCGCTGCGGCATCGGCGAGCTCGTCCTCCCCGCCGTCCAGCCCGGCTCCTCCATCATGCCCGGCAAGACCAACCCCGTCATCGCCGAGGCCGCGATCATGGTCTGCTGCCAGGTCATCGGCAACGACGCCGCCATCACCACCGGCGGCCTCGGCGGCGTCGGCTCACTCCTGGACCTCAACGTCGCCATGCCCATGATGGCCGCCAACCTGCTCGACTCCATCCACCTGCTGGCGCGCGCCTGCGACGTCTTCACGCAGAACCTCCTCGCCGGCCTCAAGCCCGACGAGGAACGCTGCAAGAGCCTCATCGAAGGCTCCCTCGCCATGTGCACCTCCCTGGTCCCCGTCATCGGCTACGACGCCTCCGCCGCCCTCGCCAAGGACGCCTTCAAGCAGGGCAAGACCGTGCGCCAGCTCGCCTACGAGACGGTCGTCGGCAAGCCCGACAACGCCGGCAAGAAGGTCACCCGCGAGGACATCGACACCTACCTCAACCCTTGGTCCATGACCTTGCCGGGCGGGGAGGGGAGCGCGGGGGGGTGA